A stretch of the Geovibrio thiophilus genome encodes the following:
- a CDS encoding ATP-binding protein produces MLIVFLGISAMVLELAIVTSFQYQFIRRGAENTLASQHKVIESYISEAMLYDNIFDMYSLLKASTDAHEFIKNIYLFDSSGRLVVDALTEGGWDESMREGWYFEYKILAKNEVIGEVVYVLNSGYVNNAVALQFLETCLFFLILLGAGLVFATKISVFITEPLLSLSNEINKFTLDNLPEKIETDKYATTEIKALAETLGNMSRTLKDALNEIYRQSEQLKRSERLATVGTMAAGLAHELKNPIMTINLLSMSLKENHSDPQSAEDLAVMRKESDRIVATLNDFLSLSRPMEVKPEKISAHAVTAYLVQYVKSRFKDSLTATVQAGSNIGFVSDPEKLYQVMISMVHNSAEAGATKVHFGFGRESGFAVFEISDNGCGIPQEKQSKIFMPFYTSKATGTGLGLTYTEMILEILGGGIELDKEYSGGAKFIIKVKDHEKDTDN; encoded by the coding sequence ATGCTGATAGTTTTTCTGGGGATTTCGGCTATGGTGCTTGAGCTTGCCATAGTCACATCCTTCCAGTACCAGTTCATACGCAGAGGGGCGGAGAATACACTCGCCAGCCAGCATAAGGTCATAGAGTCCTACATATCCGAGGCGATGCTCTATGACAATATCTTTGACATGTACTCCCTGCTGAAAGCCTCAACCGATGCCCACGAATTCATAAAGAATATTTACCTTTTCGACAGCTCCGGAAGGCTTGTTGTGGATGCCCTCACGGAGGGCGGCTGGGATGAGTCCATGCGTGAGGGCTGGTATTTTGAATATAAGATACTAGCTAAAAACGAAGTGATAGGCGAGGTGGTGTACGTTCTGAACAGCGGCTATGTAAATAATGCCGTTGCGCTTCAGTTTCTGGAAACATGTCTTTTCTTCCTTATTCTTCTGGGAGCGGGGCTTGTGTTCGCCACAAAAATATCCGTATTCATCACGGAGCCTCTTCTTTCACTTTCAAACGAGATAAACAAGTTTACTCTGGACAACCTGCCGGAAAAGATTGAAACGGATAAATACGCCACAACCGAGATAAAGGCTCTTGCGGAAACTCTGGGGAATATGTCTCGCACGCTCAAGGACGCCCTGAATGAGATTTACCGCCAGAGTGAACAGCTTAAAAGAAGCGAAAGGCTTGCTACAGTGGGAACAATGGCGGCGGGACTTGCCCACGAGCTTAAAAATCCTATTATGACAATAAATCTGCTTTCCATGAGCCTTAAGGAGAATCATTCAGACCCTCAGTCCGCGGAGGATCTCGCTGTTATGCGCAAAGAATCGGACAGGATAGTGGCGACGCTTAACGACTTCCTCAGCCTCTCCCGTCCCATGGAGGTGAAGCCTGAGAAAATTTCCGCTCATGCCGTAACAGCCTATCTTGTGCAGTATGTCAAAAGCAGATTTAAGGACAGCCTCACCGCCACGGTTCAGGCGGGAAGCAACATAGGCTTTGTGAGTGACCCTGAAAAGCTGTATCAGGTTATGATCAGCATGGTTCATAATTCCGCAGAGGCCGGAGCTACAAAGGTTCATTTCGGTTTCGGCAGGGAAAGCGGTTTTGCGGTGTTTGAAATTTCGGACAACGGATGCGGAATCCCGCAGGAGAAGCAGTCTAAGATCTTCATGCCGTTTTACACCTCCAAGGCGACCGGCACAGGGCTGGGGCTGACATATACAGAAATGATTCTGGAGATTCTCGGCGGCGGAATAGAACTGGATAAAGAATACTCAGGCGGTGCAAAATTCATTATAAAAGTGAAGGATCATGAAAAAGATACTGATAATTGA
- a CDS encoding sigma-54-dependent transcriptional regulator — MKKILIIDDDTSLCYGMKRVLSGRYSVSTVSSSEEAFEHLGNGSFSLILLDYRLGSENGLEVLEKIKELSRTVPVVMLTAFGTSDTVLDSFKLGAADFLVKPVDYEELTDCIEKYARPEKISCGEDALPVEELGETGSAFVGSSRKIRDVFKLIATVANSNTPVFITGESGTGKELIAGLVHERSHRRDKPFVVINCAAIPRELLESELFGYVKGAFTGAHQDRTGKFEAAHTGTLFLDEIGELPVELQSKMLRVLQNGTIERLGSNKSVHVDVRIVSATNRNIAELIAAGEFRSDLFYRLNVVDIKLPPLRERTDDIPPLAAFFAAKYSLEAGKSICCIDREVVDIFRAYSWPGNIREMQNVIKKAVILSSSNRITESDIQLAGQEAEKPESSSAAVWEYFFAKFPSDTLNSSVEELEKILIEKSLLKNSNHLTHTAEELGITRVTLNAKMKKYGINI, encoded by the coding sequence ATGAAAAAGATACTGATAATTGATGATGATACGTCCCTCTGCTACGGCATGAAGCGGGTTCTCTCCGGCAGATACTCCGTTTCCACCGTCTCATCCTCGGAGGAGGCCTTCGAGCATCTGGGAAACGGCAGTTTCAGCCTTATTCTGCTTGATTACAGGCTGGGCTCCGAGAACGGTCTTGAGGTTCTGGAAAAAATAAAAGAGCTCTCCCGTACTGTTCCGGTGGTCATGCTCACCGCCTTCGGCACAAGTGACACCGTGCTTGACTCGTTTAAACTCGGAGCGGCGGATTTCCTCGTGAAGCCGGTTGATTATGAAGAGCTTACCGACTGCATAGAAAAGTACGCCCGCCCCGAAAAAATATCCTGCGGGGAGGATGCGCTGCCTGTGGAGGAGCTCGGTGAAACAGGCTCCGCCTTCGTGGGCTCATCACGCAAGATCCGCGACGTGTTCAAACTGATCGCCACAGTCGCAAACTCAAATACGCCAGTGTTCATAACAGGGGAAAGCGGGACGGGCAAGGAGTTGATAGCCGGTCTTGTTCATGAAAGGAGCCACCGCAGGGACAAGCCCTTTGTGGTGATAAACTGCGCGGCTATCCCCCGTGAGCTCCTTGAGAGCGAGCTCTTCGGGTATGTTAAGGGTGCGTTTACCGGAGCCCATCAGGACAGAACGGGCAAATTTGAAGCAGCCCACACCGGAACCCTGTTTCTGGACGAAATAGGGGAGCTGCCCGTGGAGCTTCAGTCTAAGATGCTGAGAGTGCTCCAGAACGGCACAATAGAGAGGCTGGGTTCAAATAAGTCCGTTCATGTGGACGTACGCATTGTTTCCGCCACAAACAGGAACATCGCAGAACTCATAGCCGCAGGGGAGTTTCGTTCGGATCTCTTCTACAGGCTGAATGTTGTGGACATAAAGCTTCCTCCCTTAAGGGAAAGAACGGACGACATACCGCCGCTTGCAGCGTTTTTTGCCGCGAAATATTCCCTTGAGGCGGGAAAAAGCATCTGCTGCATAGACAGGGAGGTGGTGGATATATTCAGAGCCTACTCTTGGCCGGGAAACATCAGAGAGATGCAGAACGTTATCAAAAAGGCGGTTATACTCTCCTCCTCAAACCGTATCACCGAATCGGACATACAGCTTGCGGGGCAGGAAGCGGAAAAGCCCGAGAGCAGCTCTGCCGCCGTGTGGGAATACTTTTTTGCAAAATTCCCGTCAGATACGCTTAACAGCAGCGTTGAGGAGCTGGAAAAGATACTCATAGAGAAAAGTCTGCTGAAAAACTCAAATCACCTGACACATACAGCTGAGGAGCTTGGAATAACCAGAGTAACCCTGAACGCGAAAATGAAGAAATACGGCATTAATATTTAA
- a CDS encoding molybdopterin-dependent oxidoreductase, whose amino-acid sequence MRISRRNFIKASAAAGAIAAVGCGVSGNALAPAKGEKKIGEAPGKWISTSCQGCTTWDPIQIFVQDGRAVKVRGNPNSKSNHGTCCPRAHLTLQQVYDPDRVKVPMKRTNPKKGRGVDPQFVPISWDEALNTIADKMMELRNNGEAHKYMLNRGRYTHMNVLIYDAMTKIYGSPNNISHSSICAEAEKSGSFFTEGLWDYRDYDMVNTKFMLIWGLDPLSSNRQVPYTIKMFGDILDRAKVVVVDPKMNASSAKAHDWLPVIPGEDGALAVAMAHVILTEGLWYKEFVGDFSDGVNRFKMGETVAEDTFKEIQTNGVVKWWNIELKDKTPEWAEKLCGVPASKIYQTARDMAKAAPNVAVWLGPGAAMHVRGTYSAMSVHALSGLMGSSDNIGGSLAGMKVLGNGLQKLDGYLDETAKKKNKKIDQRGTLAFPAMASGKPGSGVITNNLPDAIMAKKPYDIKMGLGYMNNFPFSGTGAQRWEKMFAENEIFYVHLTTHASELTMFADIVLPAAQTTTEKWAYLKNKGGQFGYSTILQPVIKPVWDVKADETEIPFLLAKKFAERGFTNLLDFYMNEFKDVETGKAPADEKEFTVNAVKYYTQPAWANADPAQGDVIGSWEKFKEVGVWNSASYKFKGRWGKYKTVTQKFEFYSETLKKALNEHAANNKVDVDKVLEVCNYEARGEKAFVPHYESPFRYGSMEEYPFTFVDHKSRLNKEGRSANCTWYMEFKKVDAGDASWEDVLKMNPADAQKLGIADGGMAKISSVSGTFLTKVRYWEGIRPGTVAKAYGQGHWAYGKVASKKFGKEAYTFNNNELIPADYDRLTGATARNGGLCGVKIEKA is encoded by the coding sequence ATGCGTATAAGCAGAAGGAATTTTATTAAAGCTTCCGCCGCCGCAGGTGCCATAGCCGCGGTGGGCTGCGGTGTTTCCGGCAACGCCCTTGCCCCGGCAAAAGGCGAAAAGAAAATAGGCGAGGCTCCCGGCAAATGGATTTCCACATCCTGTCAGGGCTGTACAACGTGGGATCCAATACAGATTTTCGTTCAGGACGGAAGAGCAGTAAAGGTAAGGGGTAACCCCAACAGCAAGTCCAATCATGGAACATGCTGTCCAAGAGCGCACCTCACACTTCAGCAGGTCTATGACCCAGACAGAGTTAAAGTGCCGATGAAGAGAACAAACCCTAAAAAAGGCAGAGGCGTTGATCCCCAATTCGTGCCTATTTCATGGGACGAGGCTCTCAACACCATAGCGGATAAAATGATGGAGCTGCGCAACAACGGCGAGGCTCACAAATACATGCTGAACCGCGGGCGCTACACGCACATGAATGTTCTTATTTATGACGCGATGACAAAGATCTACGGTTCACCCAACAACATCAGCCACTCATCAATCTGTGCCGAGGCTGAGAAGTCCGGCTCATTCTTCACTGAAGGTCTCTGGGATTACCGTGATTATGACATGGTCAATACCAAGTTTATGCTGATCTGGGGTCTTGATCCGCTCAGCTCAAACCGTCAGGTTCCGTACACAATCAAAATGTTCGGTGATATTCTTGACCGTGCCAAGGTTGTGGTTGTTGATCCCAAGATGAACGCCTCATCCGCAAAGGCTCACGACTGGCTTCCAGTTATTCCCGGTGAAGACGGAGCGCTTGCTGTGGCTATGGCTCACGTTATCCTCACTGAGGGTCTTTGGTATAAAGAGTTTGTGGGTGATTTCAGCGATGGGGTAAACCGTTTTAAAATGGGTGAAACCGTTGCGGAAGACACATTTAAGGAGATCCAGACCAACGGTGTGGTCAAATGGTGGAACATAGAGCTTAAGGACAAAACCCCCGAATGGGCTGAGAAGCTCTGCGGTGTTCCTGCCTCTAAGATTTACCAAACGGCGCGGGATATGGCAAAAGCGGCTCCGAATGTTGCCGTATGGCTCGGACCGGGTGCGGCTATGCACGTGAGAGGAACTTACTCCGCCATGTCAGTTCACGCTCTCAGCGGACTGATGGGCAGCAGCGACAACATAGGCGGCTCACTGGCAGGAATGAAAGTTCTCGGTAACGGTCTTCAGAAGCTTGACGGCTATCTTGATGAAACAGCAAAGAAAAAGAATAAGAAAATAGACCAGAGAGGAACCCTTGCCTTTCCGGCGATGGCAAGCGGCAAACCGGGCAGCGGTGTTATCACGAATAACCTGCCCGATGCGATAATGGCTAAAAAACCCTATGACATCAAAATGGGTCTCGGCTATATGAACAACTTTCCCTTCTCCGGCACAGGCGCTCAGAGATGGGAGAAAATGTTCGCCGAAAACGAAATTTTCTATGTTCACCTCACAACCCATGCCTCAGAACTTACAATGTTCGCCGACATTGTGCTTCCTGCCGCTCAGACAACCACAGAAAAGTGGGCATACCTGAAGAACAAGGGCGGTCAGTTCGGTTACAGCACAATTCTTCAGCCTGTAATCAAGCCTGTATGGGACGTTAAGGCGGATGAAACGGAAATTCCTTTCCTTCTGGCGAAAAAGTTTGCCGAAAGGGGATTTACAAACCTTCTGGATTTTTACATGAACGAATTTAAAGATGTCGAAACCGGAAAAGCACCCGCAGACGAGAAAGAATTTACCGTAAACGCCGTGAAATACTATACCCAGCCCGCATGGGCAAACGCAGACCCCGCTCAGGGCGATGTGATCGGCTCATGGGAAAAATTCAAAGAGGTCGGTGTGTGGAACTCTGCTTCCTATAAATTCAAAGGGCGCTGGGGCAAATATAAAACCGTAACTCAGAAATTCGAGTTTTACAGCGAAACGCTTAAAAAAGCTCTCAATGAGCATGCCGCAAACAACAAAGTTGATGTGGATAAGGTTCTTGAGGTCTGCAATTACGAAGCCAGAGGAGAGAAAGCGTTTGTTCCTCATTATGAGTCTCCCTTCCGTTACGGAAGCATGGAAGAATATCCTTTCACCTTTGTTGATCATAAGTCACGTCTGAATAAGGAAGGAAGAAGCGCCAACTGTACATGGTACATGGAGTTCAAGAAGGTTGACGCAGGCGACGCAAGCTGGGAGGACGTTCTCAAGATGAATCCCGCAGATGCTCAGAAACTCGGTATTGCCGACGGCGGAATGGCGAAAATATCTTCCGTATCCGGAACATTCCTCACCAAAGTTCGCTACTGGGAAGGCATACGCCCGGGAACAGTGGCTAAGGCTTACGGTCAGGGGCATTGGGCATACGGTAAGGTCGCTTCCAAGAAGTTCGGCAAAGAGGCTTACACATTCAATAATAACGAGCTCATCCCCGCTGACTACGACAGGCTCACCGGAGCGACAGCAAGAAACGGCGGTCTTTGCGGCGTCAAAATCGAGAAGGCGTAA